The Anomaloglossus baeobatrachus isolate aAnoBae1 chromosome 7, aAnoBae1.hap1, whole genome shotgun sequence sequence cagcagaattgtgaatgcagctctggaagtgGCTGGCTTTATGCACTTGCCGTGGTCATGTCAAGGTTTTTATCTTTTCCAAAATGTGTGGCATGACTGACGGGTGGATAAACCCTTGGCCTTGATTTTCGGCGCTCGTCTGTTGGCGTCGCGCAGTATTTTTAGTTTTCTCCGCTCCGACGCCGACCTGCATGTAATGTTTCCAGGAGGTGACTTCATCTCCTGAAATAACTTTTATAATCCTCCATGTCTGCTGCTCCGGTAACTCCAATCTTTCATCTCTTCTCAGCTCAGTCAACAAGGGCCTCCGTTCTCCGACAATGGAGCTGCCGTCCCTCAATCAAAGATCAAAGACCTCCCGGCCTTGGAGCAGAGCAGCCTCCCGTCCTCTCCGTGGAAGCGCCTGGCTCTCGGCCTCGGAGCGTTCTCCTCGCTCAGCGAGTGGTTGGCTTCTGTCCTCCTCTGGCAGAAATCCCTCAATCCTAAAGCCTGGGAGCTTCTCAATCTCCTGGAAATCGCGGAAAATAATTCCCGAGCCATCAGTTCCAACCTGACCACGCTCCTGGGGCGACAAGATATCTCCACTCCTTCTCTGACGACTCTGTCCACCATAAAGAAGAAGGTGGCCGGCTACATGGTCTGTAAGAGCTTTTACGAATGGCTCAATCAGACAGAGAGGGACCTGGTGATCATCCTAGCGGAAAGCTCCGTGTAGTCCTCTTCCACCAGGAGGTCTTAGACATCATCTTACCAAACCCTGAACCTTCTTTGGACACTGCTAGTTAGACATGTCTACCTCAACGAGGACAAGAGTTGTAGAATTTGCTTCCTTTTGCACTGGGGCTTCAGAGGTAGACTTTGACCAAGTATCTGGTCCAGTGGTGGAGAGGACTTCTCATTCCAACGACTGGAGATGCAGAGGGGTGATTAATGACATCTAAGGCTTCCAAGTCCACCCATGATCCAAGAGGTTTCAAGAGTCAATGGAGAATACCTTGGACAATGTTTCATCCTCCCCAGAACATCTTCAGTGGTTGCTCCTCTCGTGGTAGAACGTTTGAAGGTTGTAGACACTAGTGTGACCTTTCTTCTATGTCTCAGCACCGCAGCTCAAGTCTCCGACCCGGGAAAATGTAGTTGTCCCATGGACAAGTCCTGATGGATTTCTCCTGAGGTCTGAGTCTCGTTTGGCCTTCTGACCTCTGGCACCATATTGAGCTTCAGGTTCCCGGGCTTCTCTCATTGTTCTCAGGTGGGAACAATGGATGGCACAGAAACTGGGGAGATAATCTTGGACCGTGTGACCGGTATCTGCGGATTGAGGCTCGGCGAGTCGTTGTGTTTGGTCATTGCTGGTTCTTGGCTCGATTTGTCACGAATCTTCCTACAAATCCAGACTGGTGGCCCTGAGCCCACGGCTGTCGGCCATAGCCGGACGGTTTATAGTCTACTAATCGTGAGGCTTCTGAATCTGCTGTAACTCAATTTTATAATGTTCCATAGAATTTCTATAAATATTGTCTGTTCTTAATAAAACCTTGAGTCCTACAAACCCTGGTGGCCTAATTGATCGGGAACCTACACGAGTGGAAGGGGATGGCCATCTTTTGGgaatttattttttcttatttgcaTGTAGGGGTTTTTTCCTGCTATAGCCGCAGTTTTgtgctgtctattgctggctgcagaatgagtttacAGAGGATCGGTCAGTGAGCTCGGCTTCTCGGGAGAGTTTCTCTTATCTGTCCTTATGTAGGGACACATAAAACCTGTAATAGCCGAACggagcaacatttttaatgaaatcaAAGTGCAATAGTGAAGTAAAATGTCCCCAGAGGTGGCCGATGCCTTCTCCATAGCGACACATTACATCCGCTctggtcacatccagagctgcagacaAATCCTCATCTCTAATGTTCTGCTGAAAGTGAGTGAGGAATTTCTTGCAGCTTCAGGTGTAATCGAGTATAAAGATGCCCAAAAACCAGATCCAACCGTCATTCCTCCCAATACACGTGCACGCTCGGCTGAGATGAGCGTGCACGTGCTTCCACTAGTTAGAGGGGAGATAGGACGTTGCCAGACGACTTCTGCTGAGATTTAGCAGGCTCCGCCCACTTCTGAGATTCTCCCGCACATAATCTAGTGTGACGCGTTCGGGCATCTTAAGATTGATGTAAATAAAGATGAAAAACTCTGAGAGGAGAAAATGGAGACGTCGATAAACCGGCCGCGTGTTTATCTGGAGGGTCTGTCCTAGTGAACGCTGACACTGGGGCACTGCACTGGGTGGAGCGTGCATATAATCTGCTGTATCCTCCGGCTGCACTGGGTGGAGCGTGCATATAATCTGCTGTATCCTCCGGGTGCAGCCTGCATATAATCTGCTGTATCCTCTGGGTGGAGCGTGCATATAACCTGCTGTATCCTCTGGGTGCAGCCTGCATATAATCTGCTGTATCCTCTGGGTGGAGCGTGCATATAATCTGCTGTATCCTCTGGCTGCACTGGGTGGAGCGTGCATATAATCTGCTGTATCCTCCGGCTGCACTGGGTGGAGCCTGCATATAATCTGCTGTATCCTCTGGGTGGAGCGTGCATATAATCTGCTGTATCCTCTGGGTGGAGCGTGCATATAACCTGCTGTATCCTCTGGGTGCAGCCTGCATATAATCTGCTGTATCCTCTGGGTGGAGCGTGCATATAATCTGCTGTATCCTCTGGCTGCACTGGGTGGAGCGTGCATATAATCTGCTGTATCCTCCGGCTGCACTGGGTGGAGCCTGCATATAATCTGCTGTATCCTCTGGGTGGAGCCTGCATATAATCTGCTGTATCCTCTGGCTGCACTGGGTGGAGCGTGCATATAATCTGCTGTATCCTCCGGCTGCACTGGGTGGAGCGTGCATATAATCTGCTGTATCCTCTGGATGCAGCCTGCATATAATCTGCTGTATCCTCTGGGTGGAGCGTGCATATAATCTGCTGTATCCTCCGGCTGCACTGGGTGGAGCGTGCATATAATCTGCTGTATCCTCCGGCTGCACTGGGTGGAGCGTGCATATAATCTGCTGTATCCTCCGGCTGCACTGGGTGGAGCGTGCATATAATCTGCTGTATCCTCCGGCTGCACTGGGTGGAGCGTGCATATAATCTGCTGTATCCTCTGGGTGGAGCGTGCATATAATCTGCTGTATCCTCTGGGTGGAGCGTGCATATAATCTGCTGTATCCTCTGGGTGGAGCGTGCATATAATCTGCTGTATCCTCCGGCTGCACTGGGTGGAGCGTGGATATAATCTGCTGTATCCTCTGGGTGGAGCGTGCATATAATTTGCTGTATCCTCTGGGTGGAGCGTGCATATAATCCGCTGTATCCTCTAGGTGGAGCGTGCATATTATCTGCTGTATCCTCCGGCTGCACTGGGTGGAGCGTGCATATAATCTGCTGTATCCTCCGGCTGCACTGGGTGGAGCGTGCATATAATCTGCTGTATCCTCCAGCTGCACTGGGTGGAGCGTGCATATAATCTGCTGTATCCTCCGGCTGCACTGGGTGGAGCGTGCATATAATCTGCTGTATCCTCCGGCTGCACTGGGTGGAGCGTGCATATAATCTGCTGTATCCTCCGGCTGCACTGGGTGGAGCGTGCATATAATCTGCTGTATCCTCCGGCTGCACTGGGTGGAGCGTGCATATAATCTGCTGTATCCTCTGGGTGGAGCGTGCATATAATCTGCTGTATCCTCTGGGTGGAGCGTGCATATAATCTGCTGTATCCTCCGGCTGCACTGGGTGGAGCGTGGATATAATCTGCTGTATCCTCTGGGTGGAGCGTGCATATAATTTGCTGTATCCTCTGGGTGGAGCGTGCATATAATCCGCTGTATCCTCTAGGTGGAGCGTGCATATTATCTGCTGTATCCTCTGGGTGGAGCGTGCATATAATTTGCTGTATCCTCTGGGTGGAGCGTGCATATAATTTGCTGTATCCTCTGGGTGGAGCGTGCATATAATTTGCTGTATCCTCTGGGTGGAGCGTGCATATAATCTGCTGTATCCTCTGGGTGGCGCGTGCATATAATTTGCTGTATCCTCTGGGTGGAGCGTGCATATAATCTGCTGTATCCTCTGGGTGGAGCGTGCATATAATTTGCTGTATCCTCTGGGTGGAGCGTGTATATAATCTGCTGTATCCTCTGGGTGGAGCCAGCATATAATCTGCTGTATCCTCCGGGTGGAGCGTGCATATAATCTGCTGTATCCTCTGGGTGGAGCGTGCATATAATCTGCTGTATCCTCCGAGTGGAGCGTGCATATAATCTGCTGTATCCTCTGGGTGGAGCGTGCATATAATCTGCTGTATCCTCTGGGTGGAGCGTGCATATAATCTGCTGTATCCTCCGGGTGGAGCGTGCATATAATCTGCTGTATCCTCTGGGTGGAGCGTGCATATAATCTGCTGTATCCTCTGGGTGGAGCGTGCATATAATCTGCTGTATCCTCTGGGTGGAGCGTGCATATAATCTGCTCTATCCTCTGGGTAGAGCGTGCATATAATCTGCTGTATCCTCTGGGTGGAGCGTGCATATAATCTTCTCTATCCTCTGGGTGGAGCGTGCATATAATCTGCTGTATCCTCTGGGTGGAGCGTGCATATAATCTGCTCTATCCTCTGGGTGGAGCGTGCATATAATCTGCTCTATCCTCTGGGTGGAGCGTGCATATAATCTGCTCTATCCTCTGGGTAGAGCGTGCATATAATCTGCTGTATCCTCTGGGTAGAGCGTGCATATAATCTGCTGTATCCTCCGGGTGGAGCGTGCATATAATCTGCTGTATCCTCCGGGTGGAGCGTGCATATAATCTGCTGTATCCTCTGGGTGGAGCGTGCATATAATCCGCTGTATCCTCTGGGTGGAGCCTGCATATAATCTGCTGTATCCTCTGGGTGGAGCCTGCATATAATTTGCTGTATCCTCCGGGTGGAGCGTGCATATAATCTGCTGTATCCTCTGGGTGGAGCGTGCATATAATCTGCTGTATCCTCTGGGTGGAGCGTGCATATAATCTGCTGTATCCTCTGGGTGGAGCGTGCATATAATCTGCTGTATCCTCTGGGTGGAGCGTGCATATAATCTGCTCTATCCTCTGGGTGGAGCGTGCATATAATCTGCTCTATCCTCTGGGTAGAGCGTGCATATAATCTGCTCTATCCTCTGGGTAGAGCGTGCATATAATCTGCTCTATCCTCTGGGTAGAGCGTGCATATAATCTGCTGTATCCTCTGGGTAGAGCGTGCATATAATCTGCTCTATCCTCTGGGTAGAGCGTGCATATAATCTGCTCTATCCTCTGGGTAGAGCGTGCATATAATCTGCTCTATCCTCTGGGTAGAGCGTGCATATAATCTGCTCTATCCTCTGGGTAGAGCGTGCATATAATCTGCTGTATCCTCTGGGTAGAGCGTGCATATAATCTGCTGTATCCTCCGGGTGGAGCGTGCATATAATCTGCTGTATCCTCTGGGTAGAGCGTGCATATAATCTGCTGTATCCTCTGGGTGGAGCGTGCA is a genomic window containing:
- the LOC142245701 gene encoding cardiotrophin-1-like, which encodes MEVITEHLVGILSRSQEQDGKEAKRQALLLVSMAKSQADTLVETYLSQQGPPFSDNGAAVPQSKIKDLPALEQSSLPSSPWKRLALGLGAFSSLSEWLASVLLWQKSLNPKAWELLNLLEIAENNSRAISSNLTTLLGRQDISTPSLTTLSTIKKKVAGYMVCKSFYEWLNQTERDLVIILAESSV